One Palaemon carinicauda isolate YSFRI2023 chromosome 4, ASM3689809v2, whole genome shotgun sequence DNA segment encodes these proteins:
- the LOC137639897 gene encoding beta-1,3-galactosyltransferase 6-like — translation MGIEFLINMMRRASGFSVCRRPLRSLLYVVSCIGAFMCGSLMTLMSVDPMSCDIHRCTEKIKRTDVEDTNSWLGMWGQNVKGPEKHVFLVIVILSAPNNVEHRDVIRQTWLSEEKSDTLHLFVVGTESLNESINTTIQSEQKRFGDMMLLTNVIDSYEALTRKLLAAFVYVHYNVKFRFFMKCDDDTFVQIPQLHRELKSVPYKQRLYWGFFDGRATPKKKGPWKEAEWVLCDRYLPYALGGGYVLSSDVVTFIATNSKYLKLYKNEDVSLGTWVAPLDLHRVHDPRFDTEYKSRGCNNDYLVTHKQSTLHMREKFTSLKSTSLLCREQFQVRKSYNYNWNVPPSQCCVRNDSSLP, via the coding sequence AATTTTTAATAAATATGATGCGCCGAGCTTCTGGTTTCTCAGTGTGCAGGAGACCTTTGCGAAGTTTGCTTTATGTGGTTTCCTGCATTGGAGCCTTCATGTGTGGAAGTTTGATGACACTTATGTCCGTTGACCCAATGTCTTGTGATATTCATCGATGCACTGAAAAGATAAAGCGAACTGATGTTGAGGACACCAACAGCTGGCTTGGTATGTGGGGTCAAAATGTGAAAGGCCCAGAGAAGCATGTTTTTCTTGTAATTGTAATTTTATCTGCACCAAATAATGTTGAGCATAGAGATGTTATTCGGCAAACTTGGCTGAGTGAAGAAAAGTCAGATACCCTTCATTTATTTGTTGTAGGAACTGAAAGTTTAAATGAAAGCATTAATACCACAATTCAATCAGAACAGAAGCGCTTTGGAGATATGATGTTACTAACAAATGTTATTGATTCATATGAAGCTTTAACTAGGAAGCTGTTAGCTGCATTTGTATATGTTCATTATAATGTTAAGTTTAGattttttatgaaatgtgatgACGATACATTTGTGCAAATACCACAACTGCATCGAGAGTTAAAAAGTGTGCCCTACAAGCAGCGCTTATATTGGGGATTTTTTGATGGCCGTGCAACTCCAAAAAAGAAGGGGCCATGGAAAGAAGCAGAATGGGTCTTATGCGATAGATATTTACCTTATGCTTTAGGTGGAGGCTATGTTTTGTCTTCTGATGTTGTGACATTTATAGCTACAAATTCCAAGTATTTGAAACTTTATAAGAATGAAGATGTTTCTTTAGGTACATGGGTAGCCCCACTTGACTTGCATCGAGTGCATGATCCAAGGTTTGATACAGAATACAAATCCCGAGGTTGCAACAATGATTATCTAGTCACACACAAGCAGAGCACATTACACATGCGAGAAAAATTTACATCCCTCAAATCCACGAGCTTACTTTGCCGTGAACAATTTCAAGTACGAAAGTCGTACAATTATAATTGGAATGTGCCTCCATCACAGTGCTGCGTTCGCAATGACAGCTCTCTGCCATGA
- the Ing5 gene encoding inhibitor of growth protein 4 isoform X3, with protein MRDLDQRSQDVMRNIDQIADEYLLNIKNLSPEKRSEQTGKIQKMFNRAKEYSDDKVQLAIQTYELVDKHIRRLDSDLAKFEAEIKEKALNNNKKEEETSTKKKGRKKKEDKGKNKRKSNQSDEEEAPPKPGRKKQKKKVETESAIASVLPGLSIAHPSDVLDMPVDPNEPTYCLCHQVSYGEMIACDKMDCPIEWFHFACVGLTTKPKGKWYCPKCSTERKKKQQQ; from the exons ATTGCTGATGAATATTTACTCAACATTAAAAACCTGAGTCCAGAGAAGCGTTCTGAACAGACAGGCAAGATACAGAAAATGTTTAATCGAGCCAAAGAATACAGCGATGATAAAGTTCAACTAGCAATTCAAACATATGAATTG GTTGATAAACATATTCGAAGACTAGATTCAGATTTAGCTAAATTTGAAGCTGAAATTAAGGAAAAAGCtctcaacaataataaaaaagaagaggaaaccAGCACTAAAAAGA aaggaagaaagaaaaaggagGACAAAgggaaaaacaagagaaagagtaaCCAGTCTGACGAAGAAGAAGCGCCACCAAAACCTGGTCGCAAGAAGCAGAAAAAGAAAGTCGAAACGGAATCTGCTATTGCATCTGTACTCCCTGGTCTCTCTATTGCTCACCCGTCAGATGTATTGGACATGCCTGTGGATCCTAATGAACCCACGTACTGCCTCTGCCACCAAGTGTCGTATGGAGAGATGATTGCCTGTGATAAAATGGAT TGTCCAATTGAGTGGTTCCATTTTGCATGTGTTGGGTTGACAACAAAGCCTAAAGGAAAATGGTATTGTCCGAAATGTTCGACAGAGAGAAagaagaaacaacaacaataa